cgccgcaacagacttattaaaagtctatattggaggatcgggttgcacgccgcaacagacttattaaaagtctatattggaggatcgggttgcacgccgcaacagacttattaaaagtctatattggaggatcgggttgcacgccgcaacaaacttgattaaaaataaatatattgtgagagcgggttgcacgctgcaacagaattgaacgtgaatatattgtgagagcgggttgcacgctgcaactgaattgatggaaagaataattggttatgactgctgagttggcttcaattattataaatgagttacctgatttatttctattattgttgttgttgctaataTGGCGTACAAgtattgtaagtgacccgccttagcctcgtcactacttcgtcgaggtaaggctcagcacttaccagtacatggggtcggttgtactaatactacactctacacttcttgtgcagatttcggagttggtcccagcggcgtaccatagacttgctcggatttcagctactagaggagacttgaggtataactgcatggcgtccgcagttctgaagtccccgtctattttattttagctgtgtaattattttcagacaactttattttattcagacccttatttgtattattctagaagctcgtgcacttgtgacaccaattctgggatggtatttagacaccgttatttttatggattattcactatattttagactttacttccgcatttgttctttgttattaataaatttaaaaattatttaaaaaaaaatagataatattattctaacgttggcttgcctaacatgtgaaatgttaggtgccatcacggttcgaaggtgagaatttcgggtcgtgacaatttctgACTACATCACATCATCGTAGTAGTTTACTcacattaattatttttcatacaAAAGGATCAAGACCTCATAGCACCTTAGAGTAGCTAATGTGTcacttataaattattttaaataacttTATTTAGAGGACCAAATTGATATTCTCATGACTCAAATAAAACTAGTTATGTTATATTTGAATAAATgcaaattcatcaaaattcaaGATCTTAAAAAGCTGTTAAATATATTGTGAGATGCTTTAACAAATATATGTAAAACATTCAAATATGATGAGAAGGGATTTACAAAATCTAACACATTAATCATCATATTCCCCTCCATAAAAAAGATTTGTCAAATTCTGTTTGACATGAATGATTATCATGTATAGTAAATTATTCACTCTTTCATTCTCATAAAATTAGCAAAGAACTTATACGATTTAGGTATATAAATTAATTGTGCTTTTATTTATAACCCTCCAAATTCAAAACTCAAATTTGTTGAAATTGAAGAATCAATTTAAACCCACTTGTCTTAGAGCTATCAAGATTTTCAAAAATGGATAACAATAAAAGTCTACATTTCTGTAGGCTTAGGCACATTCAAATACTAGAAAAAGCGTACCTTAATTTTGTGGTGCATTTTGATCTTCATAATGCAATAGTGTACGAAATTGAAATAACAATTTGTCAAGAGTGCATGCCAAAGTATAACCAGCAACAACGATATATGAtacaaatataataataataataatatttgttCGTCTATCATCTATCTCTCGAGATTCCAAAATTGATATTCTCCATAGCATCGTGAAAAAAATATCCTTAAGATTGTTGGAAAAAATTGGATGATTATGGAGAATAAAAGGTTTAGCTTGAGGCGTGTCAAGAACACTGTCTTTAAGGATATTTCGTCACATCGTGATAAATAAAATTAGACGTATCCCCtggattcaacaagctcttctagtATAACTAGGAGCAGAAACAACAAAGATTAACAAAATAAAACCCAGCactgaaaaaaattaaaaaaaataaaatatatatatagcaaaAGGTTTTACTCTTAGTTTTTTCCTCTCTTGAAAGCAAAAGGAACTTGGGATTTTATAGATAAGAAAATAATCATCCTTGCTGAAATGCTCCAACGTCTATAGCATTGAATGATTAAGAATTAATGAGAAAGACTGTTACAAAACAAAGTTTATGGTTTTGTAACTTTCAAAGCAACGGATAATGATAATTTGACCAAACTAATTCAAAACCATTAATAGCTAATTATAGATGATTTGGTATGAATGCTAATAAAAAGTTAGTTATCATATTATAATAATGGCTATTAATCATGGGTAGTAAATGACAACGaatatgttatattttatttttgagatataAGAATTATCTTCTAACAATTCCATGGCTAATAAACAACTAAAAAAAACATATTAATTACTACGAGTACTTTTTTTCATTGAACTAGTACTACTGCTATATATCATGAGGAAAAAAAAGGAAGTAGTGCTGCTACAATAACATCTTTTCACCACTCTGCAAATTTACATTCTACTCTCTTTGACAGATTTTATGTATACAATATATATTAAatagatatttcagagccgacATTTTCAATTCAAAACTCACATCGTTTAGTTAAATTCTGAATTTGTTTAGATGTGGTTCTGAGGAAGCTGAAACCGGACTTGAGACGCCGGGGAACTGACGGCGACGCCGTGCCAACAGATGCCACCTCGACAAAATTCATGACCATGTTGATAAACCTGAGGATGATCATCACGAGTCATAGCATTTCTAGCCTTGAGAGATATATCCCACGTTAGACTTGCAATCAAGACCACAACAACTGCAGCTGTCGAAAAAATTAGCACAAAACAACCACTGAAGTTTCGACCGGTCATTAACCCGTAGGCTTTCATTGCACCTATCATTGCTAGGTACAACGTTGTTAAATTTCCTGTTACTTTGTCTGAAATTGCCATTTTCTCTGTCAAATGGATTGAAGAGTTTGGGGGGTCTTTGTGTTTGGAGTGTGAATTTAGGAAAATGGAAGTGAGGGGTGTCGGTGGCAACTGGCACGGATGTCAGATGATTCTACCTTTAGCTTTATCACATTTACTGTACTCTCTACCTTTCATTTTGCTGGTGTTTGGAGGGAAAATTACCCAAAATGTCCTTCAAATTAGCAAAAAAAGTCCTAGTTATAGATATTGGCATAAGGTAGCCACtaaatgtatatatgtgtatatcaaaatatatattataactttaTCTTCTTTATgtatatcaaaattttattttccttcttggtatatctaaaatatgaaattataaatatAGTTGTCTATAATTTATTGTTGTCTCTATATCCAagtaaataatataaaaataattatattatttgtatatcacatTGTATAACACATCAAATAATGTGTATGCCGAAATGTATATcacatcttctttttctttttttatgtatatcaaaaaaaaaaaatctttctttgtATATTAATATgtatatcaaaaatttatttttcttctctgtATATTTCGGTGTATAAATATAATTTCTAGTGGTGtcgaaagatatatatatatatatatatgtgtgtgtgtgtgtgtgtgtgtgtgtgtgcaggACGAGAATTGGaactaattttttaatttttttaaaaaaaaaggtggGAAGAAAAATGAATGAAGTTTCTAAAACTGAACGAAGTTCTGGCCACCAAAATCCTAGAAAGAtatcatttatttttcttgacCAACGCAAACCCATATGCTAGTGAAAAATTCATAAGAGATCTGAGAATTGTACAGATTATTCTTGCTAATGTCGTTTTGTCAAGTCCGGGAACACCCACAATCGGGGCAACATCAAGAACCACTAATCCTTCAACAAGTCGGCTTGATCACCTTTTGTGCTTCTTCATCAAAGCCGGTTATGTCGTCACCCTCTATCGAACGGTCCTATTAAGGCAATTAGATGTATTGGATGTTAAGAATTAGAGTTCAGAATATGTCGTGTTTCAGAGGTAGAGAGGAGGTTACAGGGAGAGAGAATAAATAGGGAAGTAGTTTTTTTAAGAATTTGGCTATATAATACTAATATTTGGGGCTGCCTT
This DNA window, taken from Nicotiana tabacum cultivar K326 chromosome 15, ASM71507v2, whole genome shotgun sequence, encodes the following:
- the LOC107789706 gene encoding uncharacterized protein LOC107789706, which translates into the protein MAISDKVTGNLTTLYLAMIGAMKAYGLMTGRNFSGCFVLIFSTAAVVVVLIASLTWDISLKARNAMTRDDHPQVYQHGHEFCRGGICWHGVAVSSPASQVRFQLPQNHI